The Streptomyces sp. NBC_00454 DNA segment TCGGCTGGGAGATCATGGGCATCTGCTCGTACTTCCTGGTCGGGCACTACTGGGAGACCGAGGCGGCCCGCTCCGCCTCCCTGAAGGCCTTCCTCGTCACCAAGCTCGGCGACGTCCCCTTCCTCATCGGCCTGTTCGCGCTCGCCGCCGACGCCGGTTCCTTCCGGATCACGAAGATCCTGGGCACCGTCGCCGCGGGCGGGCTCGACCACCCGACGCTGATCGCGCTGCTCCTGCTGGCCGGAGTCGCGGGCAAGTCCGCGCAGTTCCCGCTGCACACCTGGCTCCCCGACGCCATGGCGGGCCCCACCCCGGTCTCTGCGCTGATCCACGCCGCGACGATGGTCGCGGCCGGCATCTACTTCATCGCCCGTCTCCTCCCCGTCTTCGCGGCCTCCCGGGCCGCGCTGGTGGTCATGGCCGTCATGGCGGCCGTGACGATGGTCGGCTCGGCCCTCGCCGCCCTGGCGCAGGACGACATCAAGCGGGTGCTCGCCTACTCCACGATCGGCCAGCTCGGCTACATGACCGGGGCCCTGGCCGTCGGCGACCGCTCGGCCGCCGTCTTCCACCTCCTGTCCCACGGCGCCTTCAAGGCGCTCCTGTTCCTCGGGGCCGGCGTGATCATCCACGCCGCCGGTACGAACTCCCTCGCCGCCATGTCCCGGATGGACGGCCTGGCCAAGCGCATCCCGGACGCCTTCTGGACGATGACGATCGCGCTGCTCGCGCTCGCCGCCATCCCGCCCTTCGCAGGCTTCTTCTCCAAGGAAGCCGTCCTCGTCGCCGCCGAGCACACCGCCGGCGGCCACTCGGAGCTCGCCCCGAGCGCGGCCGGCTGGGTGGTCCTCGTCGCCGGCGTGCTGACCGCCCTGCTCACCGCCGCCTACGCCACCCGGCTGTGGCTGATGGCCTTCCGCGGCCGGGGCGCGGCCGCCCCCGACCACGGCAGGGAGCCCGTCGCGATGACCGGCGTGCTGTGGCTGCTGGCGATCCCGTCCGTCGGCTTCGGCCTGCTGGCCGGCCCGCTCGCCGACTTCTTCGAAGGCCGTGAGCTCACCCCGTCGCTGACGACCTCGGTCCTGGGCACGGGCGCGGCCGCCGTGGGCGCGGTCCTCACCTACGCCCTGTGGCAGCGAGCCGAGGCCAGGGCCGCCCTGGCCGGAGCGTCTGCCGCAGCCCCGGCCGGAGCTCCCTCCGGAGCCGCTGCCGGAGCCGCCGCCGCGGGCCCCGCCGGGGTGTCCGCGTCCGTCGCCGCCGCCGAATCCGCCGCCGAGAGCCCCGAAGTCGGCCAGGTCACCCACGACCACCCGGTCGTCCCGGCCGGCCCCGCCGCCGACCCCGGCCGCGCGCTGCTCGGGCCGCTGCACCGGCACGCCGCCGCGGGCTTCCACCTCGACGCCGTCTACGACCGGCTGTTCGTGCGCCCCGTCCGAGCCGCCGCAGGCCTCGTACGCTTCCTCGACCGCGAGGTGGTGGACAGTTACGTCCGCGGCGCGGGCATCGGCCCCCGGCTGCTCGGCGGCCTCGTACGCCGAGCCCAGACCGGCAACGTGCAGAGCTACCTGAGCGCCCTGCTCGCCGGTGCCGTGGTCCTGGCGATCGCCACCGCCGTCCTCGCCAACGTCAACGCCGGATCGTGAGCCGTGAGTCAGCCGTGATTGATATCAGCCCGTCCGTGATGCAGTTCCTTCTGGCGTTCATCGTGGCCGCACCGCTCCTGGGCGCCGTAGCGGCCCTGCTGCCCGCCCCGCCCGGCCTCAAGGGCAAGAGCCCCGAACAGGCCGTGCTGCGCCACGGCGTGACCGTCACCGGAGTCATCCTTGCCGCGGCGATCGCCCTCGCCATCGGCTTCGACCACGACGCCCCGTCCCGCTTCCAGGCGACGACCGACATCAGCTGGATCCAGGCGCTGAACGTCCGGATCCACCTCGGCATCGACGGCATCTCGCTCCCCCTCCTCCTGATGACCGCGCTGCTCTTCTTCCTCTGCGCGCTCTACAGCTACTTCAAGCTCCCCGCGGGCCCCTCCGCGAAGGGCTTCGTCGCCCTGCTCCTGGTCCTGGAGTCCGGCACCCTCGCCACCTTCGCCGTCCTCGACCTGCTGCTGTTCTTCCTCGCCTTCGAGATGGTCCTCATCCCGATGTACTTCCTCATCGCCCGCTGGGGCGGCGCCCAGCGTCAGGCCGCGGCCTGGAAGTTCATCCTCTACACCCTCCTCGGCTCCGTGGTCATGCTGCTCGGTCTGCTGCTGATCGGACTGAACAGCGGCACTTTCGACATGGTGGCACTCGCCTCTGACAACGGCCGCGGACTGACCCACACCACCCAGATCCTGGCCGTCCTGGCCATCGGCACCGGCCTCGCCGTGAAGACCCCGATGTGGCCGCTGCACAGCTGGCTGCCGGACGCCCACACCGCCGCCCCCACCGTCGGATCCGTCCTCCTCGCGGGCGTCCTGCTGAAGATGGGCACGTACGGGTTCGTCCGGATCCTGCTGCCGGTCACCCCCGACGGCATGGCCACCTTCGCCCCCTACCTGGGCGCCTTCGCCGCCGTGGGGATCGTCTACGGGTCCCTGGCCTGCCTGGCGCTGGCCCGCAAGGGAAACAAGGGCGACCTCAAGCGCCTCATCGCGTACTCCTCCGTCGGCCACATGGGCTTCGTGCTGCTCGGCATCGCCTCCATGACCCCGACCGGAGTCAACGGCGCGCTGTTCGCGAACGTCGCCCACGGCCTGATCACCGGCCTCCTCTTCTTCCTGGTCGGCGCCCTGAAGGACCGCTACGGCACCGCCGACCTCGACACCCTCGCCGGAGCCACCGGTGCCGCCCTCTACGGCCGCGCCCCCCGCTTCGGCGCCTTCCTCGCCTTCGCCGCCGTGGCCTCCCTCGGGCTG contains these protein-coding regions:
- a CDS encoding NADH-quinone oxidoreductase subunit L, with the translated sequence MNTPTLAVLVPLLPFLGALAGLLLGRTAPGFVRPLAVLPTLGAAVLAVLVAFRHGGGKAIDTATELTPTGSVPIELSLHLDGFAVLVAVLVGAVATCVQIYSMAYLREDPRYPSYAALVSLFTSAMLLVVYSGDLMVLLVGWEIMGICSYFLVGHYWETEAARSASLKAFLVTKLGDVPFLIGLFALAADAGSFRITKILGTVAAGGLDHPTLIALLLLAGVAGKSAQFPLHTWLPDAMAGPTPVSALIHAATMVAAGIYFIARLLPVFAASRAALVVMAVMAAVTMVGSALAALAQDDIKRVLAYSTIGQLGYMTGALAVGDRSAAVFHLLSHGAFKALLFLGAGVIIHAAGTNSLAAMSRMDGLAKRIPDAFWTMTIALLALAAIPPFAGFFSKEAVLVAAEHTAGGHSELAPSAAGWVVLVAGVLTALLTAAYATRLWLMAFRGRGAAAPDHGREPVAMTGVLWLLAIPSVGFGLLAGPLADFFEGRELTPSLTTSVLGTGAAAVGAVLTYALWQRAEARAALAGASAAAPAGAPSGAAAGAAAAGPAGVSASVAAAESAAESPEVGQVTHDHPVVPAGPAADPGRALLGPLHRHAAAGFHLDAVYDRLFVRPVRAAAGLVRFLDREVVDSYVRGAGIGPRLLGGLVRRAQTGNVQSYLSALLAGAVVLAIATAVLANVNAGS
- a CDS encoding NuoM family protein, whose protein sequence is MQFLLAFIVAAPLLGAVAALLPAPPGLKGKSPEQAVLRHGVTVTGVILAAAIALAIGFDHDAPSRFQATTDISWIQALNVRIHLGIDGISLPLLLMTALLFFLCALYSYFKLPAGPSAKGFVALLLVLESGTLATFAVLDLLLFFLAFEMVLIPMYFLIARWGGAQRQAAAWKFILYTLLGSVVMLLGLLLIGLNSGTFDMVALASDNGRGLTHTTQILAVLAIGTGLAVKTPMWPLHSWLPDAHTAAPTVGSVLLAGVLLKMGTYGFVRILLPVTPDGMATFAPYLGAFAAVGIVYGSLACLALARKGNKGDLKRLIAYSSVGHMGFVLLGIASMTPTGVNGALFANVAHGLITGLLFFLVGALKDRYGTADLDTLAGATGAALYGRAPRFGAFLAFAAVASLGLPGLAGFWGEMLALFGAFDPAEGLPRPAFLTYMAVGAFGTLLTAAYLLIVVRRVCMGDPEAVRAEGTAPAALADIQRYEFAAWTPLVALTVLAGLWPAVLLGLTDPAVQKLLAGGNS